A DNA window from Deltaproteobacteria bacterium contains the following coding sequences:
- a CDS encoding class I SAM-dependent methyltransferase: MFKKQIQMPKEANIDRFNRDVATSGGYLYTRNDKFSALTANQRMSRAVLALTDIKGKRLIDVGCGDGKYSLELLAESPAEVVGVDAAQNAIRSASEKSEGRGKISFQVLSIYELSSLGACFDVAVVRGVLHHLYDVERAVGEIMSIANEVVVVEPNGYSPILKILEKVSPYHRQHEERSFSPRFLVRLFERHNGLLESSLYCGLVPVFCPEPVARFLKKLEPFLERTPGLRKMCCAQFVFKVRRRR, translated from the coding sequence ATGTTCAAAAAACAAATACAGATGCCTAAAGAAGCCAATATCGATAGGTTCAACCGAGATGTCGCCACGAGCGGGGGATACCTCTACACTCGAAACGACAAATTCTCGGCGTTAACGGCCAACCAGAGAATGTCCAGGGCTGTGCTGGCCTTGACGGATATCAAAGGAAAGCGGCTCATCGACGTCGGCTGTGGGGATGGCAAATACAGCTTGGAGTTATTGGCTGAATCACCGGCCGAGGTGGTCGGAGTGGACGCAGCGCAAAACGCGATCCGGTCGGCTTCTGAAAAGTCCGAGGGCCGAGGCAAGATTTCGTTCCAGGTTCTTAGTATCTACGAGCTCTCGAGCCTGGGTGCGTGTTTTGATGTCGCCGTTGTCCGTGGCGTACTGCACCACCTATACGACGTGGAGCGGGCGGTTGGGGAGATCATGAGCATCGCGAACGAGGTGGTTGTGGTGGAACCGAACGGGTACAGCCCAATTCTCAAGATTTTGGAAAAGGTATCTCCTTATCACCGGCAACACGAGGAGAGGTCTTTTTCACCCCGATTTCTTGTACGTCTGTTTGAGAGACACAACGGCCTATTGGAATCGTCGTTATATTGCGGCCTGGTGCCGGTCTTCTGTCCTGAGCCCGTCGCACGGTTTCTGAAAAAGCTGGAGCCCTTCCTGGAACGAACACCTGGTTTGCGGAAGATGTGTTGCGCGCAATTTGTATTCAAAGTCCGCCGGAGAAGATAA
- a CDS encoding NAD-dependent epimerase/dehydratase family protein, whose amino-acid sequence MDTWDDNDVRDAEQLAGPILIIGASGFVGANLFHSLRRIREDVFASSRNPGTSRRLRYARDEDLVCVDVTDSGSVDQALRRIRPETLFHLSAYGAYSWQADARSIHETNYIGLFNVLQTLRDIGCTAMVHAGSSSEYGLNCMRPDESSELIPNSDYAVSKVSCSFLIKYYGQVLELPCVHLRLYSVYGPWEERNRLVPTLVSSALKGQWPPLAERNISRDFVYVDDCTRAFTKAAVTICKTDPGLSVNIASGIKTTLEEVAETAKEVFALPSEPQFDSMPVRKWDLPDWYGNPRLALEKMGWQSKIGFREGLHLCARWEQGASDRLRFDEGPNKRKKISAVIACYKDEQAIPVMHQRLTDVFESSDYDYEIIFVNDGSPFGDETAIKDITAKDRHTIGISHSRNFGSQSAFLSGMEVASGDAVVLLDGDLQDPPEVIPDFIKKWEAGYNIIYGQRTNRVAPLHMRVFYKLFYRAFKLLSDIPVPVDAGDFSLMDRKAVDQMLKFPEKDAFIRGLRAWVGFRQVGIPYVRPERLFGRSTNRFLKNIWWAKKGIFSFSMKPLHLIQGLGLAMFFVSVGLSLFYLTAYFIDPPSVKGVTTVVLLVLGLGSVQLISLSVLGDYIGKITEEVKNRPRYIRRKVVFGGNEYDSVEALRRKSDRGEEAAGSGSVRAHS is encoded by the coding sequence CAGGGATGCGGAACAGCTGGCGGGGCCCATTCTCATAATCGGCGCTTCCGGCTTTGTAGGCGCCAATCTTTTTCATAGCCTGCGCCGAATTAGAGAGGATGTTTTCGCGTCCTCGAGGAATCCGGGAACGAGCCGGCGGCTTCGCTATGCCCGTGACGAAGATCTGGTATGCGTGGATGTGACCGATAGCGGCTCGGTGGATCAGGCGTTACGAAGAATTCGTCCGGAGACGCTGTTCCATCTGTCCGCGTACGGCGCCTATTCCTGGCAGGCCGATGCGCGTTCCATCCACGAGACCAACTACATAGGTTTGTTCAATGTCCTTCAGACCCTCCGTGATATCGGCTGCACGGCCATGGTTCATGCGGGGTCTTCTTCGGAATACGGTCTCAACTGTATGCGTCCGGATGAGTCGAGCGAATTGATTCCCAATAGCGACTACGCGGTGTCCAAGGTTTCCTGCTCGTTCCTTATCAAATACTACGGACAGGTTCTCGAACTGCCGTGCGTACATCTTCGGCTCTACTCCGTGTACGGACCGTGGGAAGAAAGGAACCGGCTGGTGCCGACGCTGGTTTCCTCTGCTTTGAAGGGACAGTGGCCTCCCCTCGCCGAACGAAACATTTCGCGCGACTTTGTGTATGTGGATGACTGCACGAGGGCATTCACCAAGGCGGCGGTCACCATATGCAAAACGGACCCGGGCCTATCCGTCAACATAGCGTCCGGAATCAAAACCACCTTGGAGGAAGTGGCTGAAACGGCAAAAGAAGTCTTTGCACTTCCTTCGGAGCCGCAATTCGATTCCATGCCTGTCCGAAAATGGGACCTCCCGGACTGGTACGGTAATCCAAGGCTGGCTCTCGAGAAGATGGGGTGGCAAAGCAAGATCGGCTTTCGCGAAGGCCTGCACCTATGCGCCAGGTGGGAGCAGGGGGCTTCGGACCGGCTCCGTTTCGATGAGGGCCCAAACAAGAGGAAGAAGATTTCGGCCGTCATCGCCTGTTATAAAGACGAGCAGGCCATCCCGGTCATGCATCAACGGCTGACGGATGTGTTCGAGTCATCGGATTACGACTACGAAATTATATTCGTGAATGACGGCAGCCCCTTCGGCGACGAAACGGCAATCAAGGATATCACTGCCAAAGACAGACATACCATCGGAATATCGCACTCCCGGAATTTCGGCTCTCAATCCGCCTTTTTAAGCGGCATGGAAGTCGCCTCCGGAGACGCCGTGGTGCTTCTCGACGGAGACCTGCAGGATCCGCCGGAGGTCATCCCGGATTTCATTAAGAAATGGGAAGCGGGATACAACATCATCTACGGACAAAGAACCAACCGTGTGGCTCCTTTGCATATGCGCGTTTTCTACAAGCTCTTTTATCGCGCCTTCAAGCTTCTGTCCGATATCCCCGTTCCTGTGGACGCCGGCGACTTTTCTTTGATGGACAGAAAAGCGGTCGATCAGATGCTGAAATTTCCCGAGAAGGATGCCTTTATCCGCGGATTGCGCGCATGGGTGGGATTCCGTCAAGTCGGGATTCCATATGTACGTCCGGAACGCCTCTTCGGGAGAAGTACAAACAGGTTTCTGAAAAACATCTGGTGGGCCAAAAAGGGAATCTTTTCTTTCAGTATGAAGCCTCTTCATCTCATTCAGGGTCTGGGTCTGGCGATGTTTTTCGTATCGGTCGGACTCTCGCTGTTCTATCTGACAGCGTATTTCATTGATCCGCCGAGCGTAAAGGGCGTAACCACGGTGGTTTTGCTGGTGTTAGGCCTGGGGAGCGTTCAGCTTATCTCGCTTAGCGTACTGGGTGATTACATAGGGAAAATCACGGAAGAGGTAAAGAATAGGCCACGGTACATCCGGAGGAAGGTAGTCTTCGGCGGAAATGAGTATGACTCCGTTGAAGCGCTTCGCAGAAAATCGGATAGGGGCGAAGAGGCCGCCGGCTCCGGAAGCGTCCGGGCGCATTCGTGA
- a CDS encoding class I SAM-dependent methyltransferase yields MPFFSESRFPRLWDIFQFWMGGTVDKRKLAKRKWTTQHRHVLEIGCATGNVAKAFFSDPSVSYTGIDIDCGAIFVANRRYGRRSNIRFICEAVELFAKSGAVFDYILYCGVLHHNDAATCLSLLAASQSLSKDGTDVIILEPLLPEPTDKPVVHFYSFLEQGRFLGSARRLCSFLSDISFLRVVDMEIHPVGATPFRSWPTCARFALIHCRVAKPEI; encoded by the coding sequence ATGCCTTTCTTTTCCGAAAGCCGCTTTCCCCGATTATGGGACATATTCCAGTTCTGGATGGGTGGAACAGTGGACAAACGGAAGCTGGCCAAGAGAAAATGGACAACGCAACATAGACACGTCCTTGAAATCGGTTGTGCTACGGGGAACGTGGCTAAAGCCTTCTTTTCCGATCCGTCCGTTTCCTATACGGGTATCGACATCGATTGCGGGGCCATATTCGTGGCAAATAGAAGATACGGCCGACGATCGAACATTCGATTTATATGCGAAGCCGTGGAGCTGTTTGCGAAGTCCGGCGCGGTCTTTGACTACATTCTCTATTGTGGAGTACTCCATCACAACGACGCCGCCACTTGCCTTTCTTTACTTGCCGCCTCCCAGAGCCTTTCGAAAGACGGAACAGATGTGATCATTCTGGAGCCTCTACTTCCAGAGCCGACCGACAAACCTGTCGTCCATTTTTACAGCTTTTTGGAACAGGGCAGGTTTCTCGGAAGCGCAAGGCGACTATGCTCATTTCTGAGTGATATCTCGTTCTTGAGAGTAGTGGATATGGAGATTCATCCTGTTGGAGCGACACCTTTTCGGAGTTGGCCGACATGTGCGCGGTTCGCACTTATACACTGTAGAGTTGC